The Gammaproteobacteria bacterium genomic interval CGAGCACCGCGACGACATCCGGCGCCAGAACCCGCGCGTGGTCGATGCGCTTTCGGAACTGGACTCCGGGGGTATCGGTAGGATGCAACCAGCCGACGCCGCGACTGCCGCCCGCCGGCAGATGGAGGCGAGCTTCGACAATTCGGAGGGCGGTTTCGGCCACGCACCGAAGTTCCCGCACCCGGGCAACATTGAATTTCTGATGCGCTACTGGAACGAGCGCCGCGGCGACGAGGATCGTGACGAACGCGCTCTCGAGATGGCGACGTTTACACTGACCAAGATGGCGCAAGGGGGCATCTACGACCACCTCGGCGGCGGTTTCTGCCGCTATTCGGTCGACGATCTGTGGATGATCCCGCATTTCGAGAAGATGCTCTACGACAACGGGCAACTTTTGGCGCTATACGCCGAGGCATTCGCGGCCACTGGCGATCCCCTGTTTCGGCGCACCGCGGAGGAGACCGCGGCATTCACCATTAGGGAGATGCAATCCCCCGAAGGGGGGTATTACTCCAGTTTCGACGCCGACTCCGAGGGCGAGGAGGGCAAATACTACGTCTGGGACCGGGACCAAGTCCGGGAGATCGCCGGAGACCTTTACCCACTGTTCGCCCAACGCTTCGGCCTCGACCGGGCGCCTAACTTCGAGGGCCACTGGCACCTGCATGTTCACGCGGATCTTGCCCGCCTGTCAGGGGAGACTGGACAATCCGTCGAACAGGTCACAGCGGATCTGGACTCGGTACGTGCCACGATGCTCACCGAGCGGGAGCGGCGGGTCAGGCCCGGGCGCGATGACAAGATCCTGACGAGCTGGAACGCCCTGATGATCCGGGGTATGGCCATCGCAGCACGCCGCCTGGGAAACCCCGGCTTTGCCGACTCTGCGTGGCACGCGCTGGAGTTCGTCCGGACCACGCTCTGGCGAGACGGCAGGTTGCTCACCACCTGCAAG includes:
- a CDS encoding thioredoxin domain-containing protein, whose protein sequence is EHRDDIRRQNPRVVDALSELDSGGIGRMQPADAATAARRQMEASFDNSEGGFGHAPKFPHPGNIEFLMRYWNERRGDEDRDERALEMATFTLTKMAQGGIYDHLGGGFCRYSVDDLWMIPHFEKMLYDNGQLLALYAEAFAATGDPLFRRTAEETAAFTIREMQSPEGGYYSSFDADSEGEEGKYYVWDRDQVREIAGDLYPLFAQRFGLDRAPNFEGHWHLHVHADLARLSGETGQSVEQVTADLDSVRATMLTERERRVRPGRDDKILTSWNALMIRGMAIAARRLGNPGFADSAWHALEFVRTTLWRDGRLLTTCKDGRAHLNAYLDDHAFLIDALLESLQLQWRTEYLEFAIGLAEVLLEHFEDRESGGFFFTSDDHESLLQRPKPLMDESTPAGNAIAALALNRLGLLLGETRYISAAERSLAFAGTRIASAPHAHAWMLIAAHELSTPPGIVILRGNPRGMTAWETSLAEIYIPDCLVLSIPEGVAGLPRSVATKSPRGEIVAYHCTGTTCSPPISTLAELLERLGPDPGKANTSHPV